One stretch of Psilocybe cubensis strain MGC-MH-2018 chromosome 6, whole genome shotgun sequence DNA includes these proteins:
- a CDS encoding hypothetical protein (Uncharacterized protein R883) — MQFDPDELRPYAHIHRSMQWCLDKLISVQSTEAHSFTDPVNTILELAIAEEQVIRRVFARNDRSHRNGSVLHHAEGLLNVFDQVPDQVKRAFPRLSSDQEPDVPVVIQPATGLVHSFPRKHLFALPDDMKRAKGSPTIVPDMAAFLQNFDIFTNRAFINMRHWDNIAVAGGAVLACMQPTSFDASPWTPLQANMYFENFYPDSDVDLFIYGLNAEEAEARMVEVYQDITSALLQPAICVRKAGNITIRAKGVRPIQIILRLYHGISEILCGFDIDAACCLYDGITIYYFSLIEEILTRRRHSGTNVWANIRCLMACMRQANTIDLSRRSPSYEVRNQKYGKRGFEVYIPSLQRERIDVAFVYNQWIRYFPPGLVRLFIYEYLGVDPFYYVNLHYPGKRIRRARVLFGRVMDFTPVENSSYDRVWARLPGVDFSADEIVRHIDNMNVLMNSPYKQSKYQRRIHRHFISYGTMQQCINGINCINCPPPVTDEEKNIVQEESTRYIRGRISFIEDNPGRQFVGSFSPITEGDWEVNAYRQFGPVEPPSSLARHFTNWGTLRRLFNP, encoded by the exons ATGCAGTTCGACCCGGATGAATTGAGGCCATACGCCCATATCCACCGCTCGATGCAGTGGTGTCTCGACAAGTTGATCTCTGTACAATCAACCGAGGCCCACTCCTTCACGGACCCTGTCAACACAATCCTGGAGCTCGCGATTGCAGAGGAGCAAGTGATACGCCGGGTATTTGCTCGCAACGACAGGTCTCATCGCAATGGTTCTGTCTTGCATCACGCCGAGGGTCTCCTCAACGTCTTCGACCAAGTCCCAGACCAGGTCAAACGGGCTTTCCCCCGCCTATCGAGTGATCAGGAACCGGACGTACCAGTCGTCATACAACCCGCCACTGGGCTTGTACACTCCTTTCCCCGCAAACATCTCTTTGCCCTCCCCGATGATATGAAAAGGGCCAAAGGATCGCCCACCATTGTCCCCGACATGGCTGCGTTCCTGCAGAACTTCGACATCTTCACCAATCGCGCGTTTATCAATATGCGGCATTGGGACAACATCGCTGTCGCCGGCGGGGCCGTCCTTGCTTGCATGCAGCCAACATCGTTTGACGCTTCGCCTTGGACTCCCTTGCAGGCAAACATGTATTTTGAAAACTTTTACCCTGACTCCGACGTGGATCTTTTCATTTATGGTCTTAATGCAGAGGAG GCCGAGGCGAGAATGGTTGAAGTATATCAGGATATTACTTCGGCTCTCCTGCAACCAGCGATTTGTGTTCGCAAGGCTGGTAACATCACCATTCGTG CCAAAGGCGTCAGGCCTATTCAAATTATCCTTAGATTATACCATGGTATTTCAGAAATATTATGCGGCTTTGACATTGATGCCGCGTGCTGTTTGTACGACGGTATAACAATCTACTATTTCTCGTTGATTGAAGAAATTCTGACACGGAGACGCCATTCAGGAACCAATGTTTGGGCCAACATCAGGTGCTTGATGGCGTGCATGCGGCAGGCTAATACCATTGACCTGTCACGCCGCTCTCCTTCTTATGAAGTACGAAACCAAAAGTATGGAAAACGCGGATTTGAGGTGTATATACCAAGCTTACAACGAGAGCGGATCGACGTCGCATTT GTTTATAATCAGTGGATACGTTATTTTCCTCCGGGCTTGGTTCGCCTCTTCATCTACGAGTATTTAGGAGTCGACCCCTTCTACTATGTTAACCTTCACTATCCGGGAAAACGGATTCGAAGAGCTCGGGTACTCTTTGGGCGGGTGATGGATTTTACGCCGGTAGAGAATAGCTCATATGATAGAGTTTGGGCTCGTCTTCCTGGGGTCGACTTCTCTGCCGACGAGATCGTCCGTCATATCGATAACATG AACGTGTTGATGAATTCACCCTACAAACAAAGCAAGTATCAACGCCGCATTCATCGCCATTTTATTTCGTATGGGACGATGCAACAGTGCATCAACGGGATCAATTGTATA AACTGTCCGCCTCCAGTAACTGACGaagaaaagaacattgtACAAGAAGAGTCGACACGATATATTAGAGGCAGAATCAG CTTCATTGAAGATAATCCAGGTCGGCAATTTGTAGGAAGCTTCAGCCCGATCaccgaaggcgattgggagGTCAATGCCTATCGCCAGTTTGGACCTGTGGAACCACCGTCGTCGTTGGCAAGGCATTTCACTAATTGGGGGACATTGCGCCGTCTCTTCAATCCTTGA